The genomic stretch CATGGCCTTCTGCAATTTTAGCAAGTACTTTTGCTTTTTGGATGCTTATAGAAAATCCTACTTATTTATCCGAACCTTGGATGTTGGTTAAACTAGCATTTGTTCTTGCCTTGTACTTCTACCATGGTTTTTGTCATTCAATATTTAAAAAACTTCAAAAAGATATTGTAAAATATTCTGCTTTCAGATTGCGAATATTTAACGAAATATCAACTATAATTTTATTTGCAGTCGTATTTTTAGTAACCGTTAAAAGTGCAATAAATTGGATTTGGGGAGTTATAGGAATTATTCTTTTCGGAATTTT from Polaribacter marinaquae encodes the following:
- a CDS encoding CopD family protein, with the protein product MDFLYVKALHIVFVVTWFAGLFYIPRLFIYQTEAENKLEPAKSILQTQYKLMTKRLWYIITWPSAILASTFAFWMLIENPTYLSEPWMLVKLAFVLALYFYHGFCHSIFKKLQKDIVKYSAFRLRIFNEISTIILFAVVFLVTVKSAINWIWGVIGIILFGILMMLGIKLYKKIREKKSWEKAEKEVLDKD